One Sphingomonas sabuli genomic region harbors:
- a CDS encoding DNA -binding domain-containing protein has protein sequence MPGPSFPDWRDSGAYAPVVDADRSLICWEWLRRDPAYRAAFIDRERPARDWGLVRFEDPDFGVPDARPMWSGLRHPGVLRCGAEKGGRENDLIDLGHPLVTGVEKGPLLHCCVSDGLRSLRLDVEMAGTCAGQVQLRYHLSGIASLDRPLATLGRLRRFARSGHIPAEPGNAHLRARMILQLRAFDAFQAGASQRDLALTLLDPSMQVRGWRIDQPHLRSRSQRLVKSAQAMASGGYWALLQ, from the coding sequence GTGCCGGGTCCTTCATTTCCCGACTGGCGGGACTCCGGCGCCTATGCGCCCGTGGTCGACGCCGACCGGTCGCTGATCTGCTGGGAATGGCTGCGGCGCGATCCGGCCTACCGGGCGGCCTTTATCGATCGCGAACGACCGGCGCGTGATTGGGGGCTCGTCCGGTTCGAGGACCCGGACTTTGGCGTTCCCGACGCGCGGCCGATGTGGAGCGGCCTTCGCCATCCCGGCGTCCTGCGATGCGGCGCCGAGAAGGGTGGGCGAGAGAATGATCTCATCGACCTTGGCCATCCGCTTGTGACCGGCGTCGAAAAGGGGCCGCTGCTGCATTGCTGCGTGAGCGATGGACTTCGATCGCTGCGGCTGGATGTGGAGATGGCCGGGACATGCGCCGGGCAAGTCCAGCTTCGTTACCACCTGTCCGGGATCGCTTCGCTCGATCGGCCGCTGGCGACGCTCGGCCGGTTGCGGCGGTTTGCCCGGTCAGGACACATCCCCGCCGAGCCGGGGAATGCCCACCTCCGTGCCCGGATGATCCTGCAGTTGCGGGCCTTCGACGCCTTTCAGGCCGGTGCCAGTCAACGGGACCTGGCGCTGACCCTGCTTGATCCGTCGATGCAGGTTCGCGGCTGGCGCATCGACCAGCCGCATCTGCGATCACGTAGCCAGCGTCTGGTGAAATCCGCCCAGGCGATGGCATCAGGCGGCTATTGGGCGCTGTTGCAGTGA
- a CDS encoding acyl-homoserine-lactone synthase has translation MLVRERLLEPPAQSRALAQMFEARREVFVDLLKWDLAVLDNRFEVDQFDDCHARYLIIADQARGHLGSARILDTTRPHILGSLFPSLSARPVPTGPGIAEITRFCLGRNQSAAERRITRNHLVSAIVRHGLDHHIQTYTGVAELNWLQQILAFGWVCRPLGPPQLLAGRMVGALAIEIDSETPELLAANGIWTEELADERALEAA, from the coding sequence ATGCTGGTACGCGAACGATTGCTCGAACCGCCGGCGCAGAGCCGGGCACTGGCCCAGATGTTCGAAGCCCGCAGGGAAGTCTTCGTCGACCTTCTCAAATGGGATTTGGCGGTGCTCGACAATCGCTTCGAGGTCGACCAGTTCGACGACTGTCACGCGCGCTATCTGATCATTGCCGACCAGGCCCGGGGCCACCTCGGCTCGGCGCGGATTCTCGATACGACCCGGCCGCATATCCTTGGCAGCCTCTTCCCATCGCTGAGCGCCAGACCGGTCCCAACCGGACCGGGCATCGCTGAAATCACCCGCTTCTGCCTCGGGCGCAACCAATCGGCCGCCGAGCGCCGGATCACCCGCAACCATCTGGTGAGCGCCATCGTTCGCCACGGCCTCGATCATCACATCCAGACCTACACCGGGGTCGCCGAATTGAACTGGCTCCAGCAGATCCTTGCGTTCGGCTGGGTCTGCCGTCCGCTCGGCCCGCCCCAGCTCCTCGCTGGGCGAATGGTCGGTGCGCTGGCGATCGAGATCGATAGCGAGACCCCTGAGCTGCTCGCCGCCAACGGGATCTGGACCGAAGAGTTGGCCGACGAGCGCGCGCTGGAGGCAGCATGA
- a CDS encoding phytanoyl-CoA dioxygenase family protein produces the protein MASLAPAPAQSDAIGHWSSKLITDGYCIIPNVIPAETIHGLDDDLAADFAQTPYCQGGFYGERTKRFGRLLIRSPRARDLVMHPLILGITERLLAPWCDTIQLNLTQALALHPGALPQFPHRDQDMWRGAIGETEYLINVMWPFTRYSKANGATLIWPGSHGAKALQAEPGAAPFAAELQPGSALLFLGSTLHGAGGNNSDDVRRGAIISYCLGWLKPYENQWLAYPPEIARTFDDELAALVGYRQHRPNLGNFEGQCPSLLLKGALPQRIGAIDALRPDQTAMLGDYLHEQRRAACVDS, from the coding sequence ATGGCGAGCCTTGCACCAGCACCGGCCCAGAGCGACGCCATTGGGCATTGGTCATCCAAGCTCATCACCGATGGCTATTGCATCATCCCGAACGTGATCCCGGCGGAAACCATCCACGGCCTCGACGACGACCTGGCCGCGGACTTTGCGCAAACCCCATATTGCCAGGGCGGCTTTTACGGCGAGCGGACCAAGAGGTTCGGGCGGCTGCTCATCCGGTCACCCCGCGCCCGTGACCTTGTCATGCATCCACTCATCCTTGGTATCACAGAGCGTCTTCTTGCGCCCTGGTGCGACACCATCCAGCTTAACCTGACCCAGGCCCTGGCGCTTCACCCGGGCGCCTTGCCTCAATTCCCGCACCGCGATCAGGACATGTGGCGGGGCGCGATCGGCGAGACCGAATATCTCATCAACGTGATGTGGCCGTTCACCCGCTATTCGAAAGCGAATGGCGCGACCTTGATTTGGCCCGGAAGTCACGGGGCCAAGGCCCTCCAAGCCGAGCCGGGCGCCGCGCCGTTCGCAGCCGAACTTCAGCCCGGCTCAGCGCTGCTGTTTCTCGGCTCCACGCTCCACGGCGCTGGCGGCAACAACAGCGACGATGTCCGCCGCGGGGCGATCATCAGCTACTGCCTGGGGTGGCTCAAGCCTTATGAAAATCAATGGCTGGCCTATCCGCCGGAAATTGCGCGCACGTTCGACGACGAGCTGGCCGCGCTCGTCGGCTATCGCCAGCATCGCCCCAACCTAGGCAATTTCGAAGGCCAGTGCCCCTCGCTGCTGCTCAAGGGCGCGCTTCCGCAGCGAATTGGCGCGATCGACGCGCTTCGGCCCGACCAGACAGCAATGCTTGGAGACTATCTGCACGAGCAGCGGCGCGCAGCCTGTGTCGACAGCTAA
- a CDS encoding lasso peptide biosynthesis B2 protein has protein sequence MDLTAPTFGLVNGHPLFLDLATDSYFLLEPDDESELLKALQSNAPSQHPRPVDWPKPASQVTLVGDPSRPRFADILFIGASLTSVRRRLRRGLLADLISGLFEPPAGDRDTPETVGLARRFLCARRWLPHQGNCLADSLALLIFLQRHGATASLIFGAKLDPFAAHCWLQAGPTLLNDRLDRIEGFTPVAALSP, from the coding sequence ATGGATCTCACCGCCCCGACTTTCGGCCTGGTCAACGGACATCCCTTATTCCTCGACCTTGCCACCGACAGCTATTTCCTGCTCGAGCCTGACGACGAGAGCGAGCTTCTCAAAGCGCTGCAGAGCAACGCCCCATCCCAGCACCCGCGACCCGTCGATTGGCCGAAACCGGCGTCGCAGGTCACACTCGTGGGCGACCCTTCCAGGCCCCGCTTCGCCGATATCCTGTTCATCGGCGCGAGCCTGACATCGGTTCGGCGCCGGCTTCGGCGTGGATTGTTGGCCGATTTGATCAGCGGTTTATTCGAGCCGCCTGCGGGCGATCGGGACACACCAGAGACGGTCGGCCTCGCGCGTCGCTTCCTCTGCGCCCGGCGATGGCTTCCGCATCAGGGCAATTGCCTAGCGGATTCGCTGGCGCTGCTCATCTTCCTGCAGCGGCACGGCGCCACCGCATCGCTGATCTTCGGCGCCAAGCTCGACCCCTTTGCTGCGCATTGCTGGCTGCAGGCCGGCCCGACCTTGCTCAACGATCGCCTCGACCGGATCGAAGGGTTCACCCCGGTTGCAGCCCTGTCGCCATGA
- a CDS encoding Atxe2 family lasso peptide isopeptidase has translation MFWAGAMLAAASSASMASVAAPADWNRAIVEVADVDSLSLSPDGRALLFRTSRASIEQNRVLLEWHLLDTGSGETRTIGSGGDAIFDDPGLLRAEAPLWLADGSGAALRQRSDGATGIWLYRRASNGLAPAIVGAADVENLRLAPDGVSLLYEVGPSRADIRAAEEAERDQGIRVTQKVDLAQNLFRGGSVEGRMASQRLSGYWYMRSGLLVSAPRQTRRWDSATGKDSAEGLPRDPAPFTPPSLTAVASLASPGKGIADAQWDGFSGKLGWQPAHGRSIRCAAELCRTRRVSSLAWIVEGREILATFTDRHHRQTLARWNVRQNQLRILAASDGLLSGSRKGSLACQVNRRAAYCVRAGAANPPELVRVDLGDGRVSTMFDPNATLRQRYRPQVEPVALTLADGRSIAGVLLGPTGEPGQPAPLFVNYYRCEGFLRGGEGDEWPIAALIDAGFLVACLNSAPFKGKQDALATYEDGVSVVRTLIDRLAAAGRIDRKRVAMGGFSFGSEVAMRTATNSDLLAALSIASGQTEPADYWYGAILGDAHDKVTRDVWGLGRPEETPERWREVSPALNVAAIRVPVLFQLPEQEARRMPELFVRLRASGTPVDFYAFPDEAHIKVEPRHRSAVFDRNFDWFAYWLLDRRDPDPAKQDRYQAWDEMRVRRSTRAEAAPGG, from the coding sequence ATGTTCTGGGCAGGTGCCATGCTGGCCGCCGCCTCGTCGGCCAGCATGGCGAGCGTCGCCGCACCAGCCGACTGGAACCGCGCCATCGTCGAAGTGGCGGATGTGGATTCGCTTAGCCTGTCGCCCGATGGGCGAGCGTTGCTGTTCCGGACCAGCCGGGCGTCGATCGAGCAGAACCGGGTGCTTCTCGAATGGCACCTGCTCGATACGGGAAGCGGAGAAACGCGAACAATCGGTTCGGGCGGCGATGCCATCTTCGACGATCCCGGCCTCCTGCGTGCCGAGGCTCCGCTGTGGCTCGCCGACGGCAGCGGGGCGGCTCTGCGCCAGCGGTCCGATGGGGCCACCGGAATCTGGCTGTATCGCCGGGCGAGCAACGGCCTGGCTCCGGCAATTGTCGGAGCGGCCGATGTCGAGAATTTGAGGCTCGCGCCGGACGGCGTGAGCCTGCTCTATGAGGTCGGGCCCTCGCGTGCCGACATCCGGGCGGCCGAGGAAGCCGAGCGGGACCAAGGTATCCGCGTCACGCAAAAGGTCGATCTTGCCCAGAATCTCTTCCGCGGTGGCTCGGTCGAGGGTCGAATGGCGAGCCAGCGCCTCAGCGGCTATTGGTATATGCGCTCGGGCTTGCTGGTGTCAGCGCCGCGCCAGACGCGACGCTGGGATAGCGCCACCGGAAAAGATTCTGCCGAAGGATTGCCGCGCGACCCGGCGCCCTTCACGCCGCCATCGCTGACCGCCGTCGCGTCGCTTGCCTCGCCGGGCAAGGGAATTGCTGACGCTCAGTGGGATGGGTTCTCAGGGAAACTTGGATGGCAGCCGGCACACGGCCGCTCCATCCGGTGCGCCGCAGAGCTGTGCCGAACGAGGCGAGTCTCGTCGCTGGCCTGGATCGTCGAAGGGCGCGAGATCCTGGCCACGTTTACCGACCGCCATCATCGCCAGACCCTCGCCCGCTGGAATGTCCGGCAAAACCAGCTCCGCATCCTTGCCGCGAGCGACGGACTCCTCAGCGGAAGCCGCAAGGGGTCGCTGGCCTGCCAGGTAAACCGACGTGCGGCTTATTGCGTTCGCGCTGGCGCGGCGAATCCGCCCGAACTCGTCCGGGTCGATCTTGGAGATGGCCGGGTCAGCACAATGTTCGACCCCAATGCCACGCTTCGGCAACGCTATCGCCCGCAGGTCGAGCCGGTCGCCCTGACCCTTGCGGATGGCCGGTCCATCGCCGGCGTCCTTCTCGGCCCGACCGGCGAACCGGGCCAACCGGCGCCGCTGTTCGTCAATTACTATCGCTGCGAAGGATTCCTGCGGGGCGGGGAGGGAGACGAATGGCCGATCGCCGCACTGATCGACGCCGGATTCCTGGTTGCCTGCCTCAACAGCGCCCCGTTCAAGGGCAAGCAGGATGCGCTCGCCACTTATGAAGATGGTGTCTCCGTCGTGCGGACGTTGATCGACCGCCTGGCGGCCGCAGGGCGCATAGACCGCAAGCGCGTGGCGATGGGAGGGTTCAGCTTTGGAAGCGAGGTCGCGATGCGCACGGCGACCAATTCCGACCTGCTGGCGGCACTATCGATTGCCTCGGGCCAGACGGAACCGGCGGATTATTGGTATGGCGCGATCCTGGGCGACGCCCACGACAAGGTGACGCGGGACGTCTGGGGCCTCGGCCGGCCCGAGGAGACGCCCGAGCGTTGGCGTGAGGTTTCGCCGGCGTTGAACGTAGCCGCGATCCGGGTGCCGGTCCTGTTCCAGCTGCCCGAGCAGGAAGCGCGGCGCATGCCCGAGCTGTTCGTGCGGCTTCGCGCGTCGGGCACGCCAGTCGATTTCTACGCGTTCCCGGACGAAGCGCATATCAAGGTCGAGCCGCGCCATCGCTCCGCCGTGTTCGACCGGAATTTCGACTGGTTCGCTTACTGGTTGCTGGACAGGCGCGATCCTGATCCGGCCAAACAGGATCGATATCAGGCATGGGATGAAATGCGCGTCCGTCGGTCAACTCGCGCCGAGGCTGCACCAGGCGGATAG
- a CDS encoding LuxR family transcriptional regulator: MKRLADRFAAAVSRCCSLEDLRLQLDGACSELGFTYFALLHHAALGHSRASLIRLHNYPQGWVNQLEAEAGLIDDPVHCACRRTSTGFAWQGLAELGTIAPSAKQRFIASRDHGLGEGFTIPVHVPGEPAGSCSFAAAGDAPLPYERLQSAELVGRLAFEMARSLSGTGANPDRPYLSPRERQCLKLVACGKTDWEVSVILGISVETARQYLKQARQSYDVVSRTQLVVLGLRDDWLSFDDALPALVPPVAGSSST, translated from the coding sequence ATGAAGCGCCTCGCGGACCGCTTTGCTGCGGCGGTTTCGCGATGCTGCTCGCTTGAAGACCTTCGCCTTCAGCTTGATGGGGCGTGCAGCGAACTTGGCTTTACTTACTTTGCGCTGCTTCACCATGCCGCGCTCGGCCACAGCCGGGCATCGCTCATCCGGCTGCACAATTACCCGCAAGGCTGGGTCAACCAACTCGAGGCGGAGGCTGGCCTGATCGACGACCCGGTGCACTGCGCCTGCCGCCGCACGAGCACCGGCTTTGCCTGGCAAGGCCTCGCCGAGCTTGGGACCATTGCTCCATCCGCGAAGCAACGCTTCATCGCCAGCCGCGACCATGGGTTGGGCGAGGGCTTCACCATTCCCGTTCACGTACCCGGCGAGCCGGCGGGATCCTGCTCCTTCGCGGCCGCGGGCGACGCGCCGCTACCGTATGAGCGCCTGCAATCCGCCGAACTGGTTGGCCGCTTGGCCTTTGAAATGGCGCGGTCGCTAAGCGGCACTGGAGCGAATCCCGATCGCCCGTATCTCAGTCCGCGCGAGCGTCAGTGCCTCAAGCTGGTCGCGTGCGGCAAGACTGACTGGGAGGTCTCGGTCATCCTTGGCATCAGCGTCGAGACCGCACGCCAATATCTCAAGCAGGCGCGCCAGTCCTACGACGTGGTCAGTCGCACTCAACTCGTAGTGCTCGGGCTGCGCGACGATTGGCTGAGCTTCGACGATGCCCTGCCGGCCCTGGTCCCACCCGTCGCCGGTTCGTCTTCAACCTGA
- a CDS encoding asparagine synthase-related protein, with translation MGEANGRLSQLTLVTSPDLPWLAGRAALLVGRLFERDTNREISDGAALDRAIANDEEELLRTHWGSYVLVHETKSGDLKVLRDPSGAIPCYVAGPDREVILSDATIGRALNLIERPQIDWAFVVQWLQFPFLRVAGTGLDGVTELTPGASRPLACSQSSETQLWRPLSFARAAMDEPDDAARMLRQTALSSVPRASGDALTLIQISGGLDSSILAACLAARGRNLKAMTFATSSPDGDERQYAEAVAGHLGIPLEIVHESDVCPSAPAPPGFRPGINLLLDAIDRTVEDYRQAIGAGIVVDGGGGDSLFGFSRTAAPILDAFRAGEAWATMRSVSERSSASMWRVAEVTLRQLLRRPSGWPDNPHFLGSAARLRPAERHPWLAGAARLPRGKLEHLTSLVHIQHFLDRHAIGGDHRHPLMNQPLIELCLSIPSWMWNADGCDRAVARRAFWESLPRSITERRTKGSLQGYFHRRFLKLRPDMRPLLLDGELARRQLVDRAAIEAALRDDEVLSDDRALRLSEIATLESWLSAWCSLGAS, from the coding sequence ATGGGGGAGGCCAATGGCCGGCTGTCGCAGCTGACACTGGTGACGTCGCCAGACCTGCCGTGGCTGGCAGGCCGTGCGGCCTTGCTGGTCGGCCGGCTGTTCGAACGCGACACCAATCGCGAGATCAGCGACGGCGCGGCGCTCGACCGCGCCATCGCCAATGATGAGGAAGAGCTGCTGCGGACCCATTGGGGCAGCTATGTCCTCGTGCACGAAACAAAGAGCGGCGATCTCAAGGTCCTGCGCGATCCGTCGGGCGCGATCCCCTGCTATGTTGCCGGCCCGGATCGTGAAGTCATCCTGTCCGACGCGACCATCGGCCGAGCTCTCAACCTCATCGAACGCCCGCAAATCGACTGGGCCTTTGTCGTCCAATGGCTCCAATTCCCGTTCCTGCGGGTCGCCGGCACCGGTCTCGATGGCGTCACGGAACTGACGCCGGGTGCAAGCCGGCCCCTGGCCTGTTCGCAATCCAGCGAGACGCAGCTTTGGCGGCCACTGTCGTTTGCAAGGGCCGCGATGGATGAGCCGGACGACGCCGCGCGCATGCTCAGACAAACCGCGCTCAGTTCGGTTCCTCGCGCGTCTGGCGACGCCCTCACCCTCATTCAGATATCGGGCGGCCTCGATTCCTCGATCCTCGCCGCCTGCCTCGCGGCGAGGGGCCGGAACCTCAAGGCCATGACCTTCGCCACCTCCTCTCCCGATGGCGACGAACGTCAGTACGCTGAGGCCGTGGCCGGGCATCTCGGTATCCCGCTCGAAATCGTGCACGAAAGCGACGTCTGCCCGTCGGCCCCGGCGCCGCCCGGCTTTCGCCCGGGGATCAACCTGCTTCTCGACGCGATCGACCGGACGGTCGAGGACTATCGCCAGGCGATCGGCGCCGGCATTGTCGTCGATGGCGGCGGTGGCGACAGCCTGTTCGGATTCTCGCGAACCGCCGCGCCGATCCTCGATGCGTTTCGCGCCGGCGAAGCGTGGGCCACCATGCGCTCGGTTTCGGAACGCTCGTCGGCCAGCATGTGGCGGGTGGCTGAGGTTACGCTTCGCCAGTTGCTTCGTCGGCCTTCGGGCTGGCCGGACAACCCGCACTTCCTCGGGTCCGCGGCGCGCTTGCGGCCCGCCGAGCGCCATCCCTGGCTGGCCGGTGCAGCGCGCCTGCCGCGAGGCAAGCTCGAGCATCTCACGTCGCTGGTCCATATCCAGCACTTTCTCGATCGCCACGCGATCGGCGGCGACCACCGCCATCCGCTGATGAACCAACCGCTGATCGAACTTTGCCTGTCGATCCCCAGCTGGATGTGGAACGCCGATGGATGCGACCGCGCCGTTGCGCGGCGCGCCTTCTGGGAGTCCCTTCCTCGGTCGATCACCGAGCGTCGCACCAAGGGCAGCTTGCAGGGCTATTTTCATCGCCGCTTCCTGAAGCTGAGGCCGGACATGCGGCCATTGCTTCTCGATGGCGAACTTGCCCGCCGGCAGCTTGTCGACCGTGCCGCGATCGAAGCGGCTTTGAGGGACGATGAAGTGCTGTCCGACGACCGGGCCTTGCGCCTGAGCGAAATCGCGACGCTGGAAAGCTGGCTATCCGCCTGGTGCAGCCTCGGCGCGAGTTGA
- a CDS encoding LuxR family transcriptional regulator, translated as MFDRVEGFVRDVQQIAGEAQLAAALADITSDLGFAYFALTHHVDIRDFQSAIRLHNYPDGWEQWFDDQGLGTIDPVHRASHLTSIGFSWANLDTMIRMTDDDRRILALARREGIGDGFTVPAQVPGEAHGSCSFATKTGIPLPADQLALVQLVGAFAFEAARRIARSRLDIPPLRLTERQRECVVWAARGKSDWEIAQILGVSQETVIQHLKQARERYGVGKRTLLAIHALFDGTIAFIDVFRR; from the coding sequence ATGTTCGATCGGGTCGAGGGTTTCGTACGCGACGTCCAGCAGATCGCCGGCGAGGCGCAGCTGGCGGCGGCGCTTGCCGACATTACATCCGACCTCGGCTTCGCCTATTTCGCGCTGACCCATCACGTCGACATCCGCGACTTTCAAAGCGCCATTCGGCTTCACAATTATCCCGACGGCTGGGAGCAATGGTTCGACGATCAGGGCCTTGGCACGATCGATCCCGTTCACCGCGCCAGCCACCTCACCAGCATCGGTTTCTCATGGGCTAATCTCGATACGATGATCCGGATGACCGACGACGATCGCCGGATCCTGGCGCTGGCCCGCCGGGAAGGGATCGGCGACGGGTTCACCGTCCCGGCCCAGGTTCCGGGCGAAGCGCACGGCTCCTGTTCCTTTGCGACCAAGACGGGCATTCCGCTGCCCGCCGACCAGCTTGCCCTGGTCCAGCTCGTCGGCGCCTTCGCCTTTGAAGCCGCCCGCCGGATCGCCCGGTCGCGACTCGACATTCCGCCGCTGCGGCTCACGGAACGGCAGCGTGAATGCGTGGTGTGGGCGGCGCGCGGCAAGTCGGACTGGGAAATCGCGCAAATCCTCGGCGTGAGCCAGGAAACGGTCATCCAGCACTTAAAGCAGGCGCGCGAGCGCTATGGCGTGGGCAAGCGCACCTTGCTGGCCATCCACGCATTGTTCGACGGCACGATCGCGTTCATCGACGTCTTTCGCCGCTGA
- a CDS encoding GntR family transcriptional regulator, with protein MTAPSTFERVYASIKERLVSGDFRPGERLEPVHLSEELNSSVTPVRDALHRLTGERLVDAPKQEGFRVPVVSEVMLRWLYQWHRDLLLLALASRVLRTASPSEPASDFGSGRSSLLQLAETSGNPELVHALQSLRDRLGPFERVEAQLLDGFEDEAAAIAKAVTDRNLRDLRRLLLAYHRRRARIVPDLIAIAAQR; from the coding sequence ATGACGGCGCCTTCCACATTCGAGCGTGTTTACGCGTCGATCAAGGAGCGGCTGGTCTCGGGCGACTTTCGTCCCGGCGAGCGGCTCGAACCCGTCCATCTGTCTGAGGAACTGAACAGCAGCGTGACTCCGGTGCGCGACGCGCTCCACCGCCTCACAGGCGAGCGCCTGGTCGACGCGCCCAAGCAGGAAGGTTTCCGAGTGCCGGTGGTCAGCGAAGTCATGCTGCGCTGGCTCTATCAGTGGCACCGCGACCTGCTGTTGCTTGCGCTTGCGAGCCGCGTCTTGCGGACGGCATCGCCGTCAGAGCCGGCCTCCGACTTCGGTTCGGGCCGCTCGTCCCTGCTCCAACTTGCCGAGACCTCGGGCAATCCGGAGCTGGTGCATGCACTTCAGTCCTTGCGCGACCGGCTCGGGCCATTCGAGCGCGTCGAGGCGCAATTGCTCGACGGTTTTGAGGACGAAGCCGCCGCGATCGCCAAGGCGGTGACCGATCGGAACTTGCGCGACCTGCGCCGGCTTCTCCTCGCTTATCACCGCCGCCGGGCGCGGATCGTGCCGGACCTCATCGCCATCGCTGCCCAGCGCTGA